In the genome of Candida albicans SC5314 chromosome 6, complete sequence, the window ATATGACGCTGCTTTTGGTCCAAAAACAGGTAAAGCATTGATGAGTGCAACTGCTGGTTCTTTAATTGGTATTGGTGAAGTTGTATTGTTACCATTAGatgttttgaaaattaaacGTCAAACAAACCCAGAGTCCTTCCGTGGTAGAGGATTCttgaaaattattcaaGATGAAGGATTAGGCTTATATAGAGGTTGGGGCTGGACAATGGCAAGAAATGCTCCAGGTTCCTTTGCTTTATTTGGTGGTAACTCTTTTGCCAAAGAATATATCTTTGGATTGAAGGATTACTCTCAAGCCACTTGGTCACAAAACTTTATTACATCTATTTTTGGTGCCAGTGCTTCTTTAATTGTTTCTGCTCCATTGGATGTGATCAAAACTAGAATTCAAAACAGAAACTTTGAAAACCCAGAATCTGGTTTCAccattttgaaaaacatGTTCAAGAATGAAGGAATTACTGCCTTCTTTAAAGGTTTGACACCTAAATTGTTGACAACTGGTCCTAAATTAGTATTCTCATTTGCCTTGGCTCAATCGTTGATTCCAgcatttgataaattgttaAGTAAATAAGCACCGCAGAAGTAAGTGACCTTGTAAATAGTTTTCTAGAATAGCTCTTTATTtataacttttttttaattaatactTGTAAAATATTGCTTGAATTTTACTATATCTTGTAAACTATTGatcattgataaattagtGAAGTGATCAAAAGGTTCTTGGCTATCAAAACTGACTCGTCTCCTGAAAATACGAACCAGAATAGTTTATGGCACCTATACATTCTCAATCTTTCACATTAGATAGAGTCTGGTCGCCATAACTAAAAGGGCGTGCAAAGTTGTTATCgccgttttttttttagtgaGGACAAATTGTTAAAGGGACCAGAGGAATGACTGTTTTGTCTtacaaatcaaaaccaaaaaaaaaagtttgatATTGTCAAGAACGTGTTCGCAACATCTTAATTATACATACACACATCTATTCTGTATCAAGGTAATGCAAACAACTACAATTGTCACTTATTGAAACCCTTATTAAAGACCTGCtaaaaaatcattagaCTCGACGTTTTGGgtttatttaatgattcTGGCACTGAACAATTTTAGCTTTTTCTAACTTGACAACAGTATTCAAACTTTGCCTAGTTCTTGTTTTTGCCCGTCTAAAAAACTTCAGAATTCAATAACATATCCATATTGTGATAGAacacctttttttttttcaaaacagAACTTACAAAGTTTTGTTAATATCTATTCAAAAAGATCCAAACTACCTTCAACCATGAAGATCATAACCTGGTTGTTATACTTgatcaaaataaatatagTCCAAATCATATTGAATAATTCAAGGAACCCTTCTATTTCGTTGCAATATATCCACAGCTCAATATTTGATCACACACCTTCGAAATGTACTGGTGATACATTGAAAGAAGATATATATAGTGCAGAAAGAGTTTGGATGAACAATATCACCGACATCCCTGTGGTGTCAAACGAAGATTATATGTgaaaatgcaaaaaaaatatgtaTTGCCACCAGACTAGTTGACTACAATGTTTATTGGTtttaaatatta includes:
- a CDS encoding uncharacterized protein (Ortholog of C. parapsilosis CDC317 : CPAR2_602135, Candida tenuis NRRL Y-1498 : cten_CGOB_00042, Debaryomyces hansenii CBS767 : DEHA2F11858g and Pichia stipitis Pignal : PICST_60705), whose amino-acid sequence is MKIITWLLYLIKINIVQIILNNSRNPSISLQYIHSSIFDHTPSKCTGDTLKEDIYSAERVWMNNITDIPVVSNEDYM
- the YHM1 gene encoding Yhm1p (Putative mitochondrial carrier protein; fungal-specific (no human or murine homolog); Hap43p-repressed gene) gives rise to the protein MSPAAQSSSDKKQSGIARVLGSATAGIAEIGVFHPVDTISKRLMSNHTKVTSLHELNKVIFRDQASQALGKRLFSLFPGLGYAACYKILQRVYKYGGQPFANEFLTKNFKDTYDAAFGPKTGKALMSATAGSLIGIGEVVLLPLDVLKIKRQTNPESFRGRGFLKIIQDEGLGLYRGWGWTMARNAPGSFALFGGNSFAKEYIFGLKDYSQATWSQNFITSIFGASASLIVSAPLDVIKTRIQNRNFENPESGFTILKNMFKNEGITAFFKGLTPKLLTTGPKLVFSFALAQSLIPAFDKLLSK